Proteins co-encoded in one Capnocytophaga ochracea DSM 7271 genomic window:
- the rpsU gene encoding 30S ribosomal protein S21, which produces MLIIPLKDGESIDKALKRYKRKFDRTGVVRELRERQHFTKPSVRRRAEIQKAQYIQYLKDQEEV; this is translated from the coding sequence ATGTTAATAATTCCTTTAAAAGACGGAGAAAGCATCGATAAAGCTTTAAAACGTTATAAACGCAAATTCGACCGTACAGGTGTAGTACGTGAACTACGTGAAAGACAACATTTCACTAAACCTTCTGTGCGTAGAAGAGCCGAAATCCAAAAAGCACAATACATTCAGTACTTGAAAGATCAAGAAGAAGTATAG
- a CDS encoding OmpH family outer membrane protein: MKKLILTGVALLALTACTDKVAFVDNSKLLNDYQEKKDIEAKLKGQISAYERKRDSISMAFQTEARAFDAQAKTLPQNVAQKKYNELMQKSQILQQHLQQEEQKIQMESQTQMDSLLSKVKKNIKEYGKQKGYTFILGANDGGSVLYGTEKKDITKEVTEYLNNQYKDKK, encoded by the coding sequence ATGAAAAAACTCATCTTAACAGGCGTAGCACTGCTCGCCCTTACTGCTTGTACCGACAAGGTGGCGTTTGTAGATAACTCTAAACTTCTAAACGACTATCAAGAAAAAAAAGACATCGAGGCAAAACTAAAAGGACAAATTAGTGCCTACGAACGAAAACGCGACAGTATTTCAATGGCGTTCCAAACTGAAGCGCGTGCTTTCGACGCTCAGGCTAAAACTCTCCCTCAGAACGTAGCTCAGAAAAAATACAACGAACTGATGCAAAAAAGCCAAATATTGCAACAACATTTGCAACAAGAGGAACAAAAAATACAAATGGAAAGCCAAACTCAAATGGATTCTTTACTCAGCAAAGTGAAGAAAAATATTAAAGAGTACGGAAAACAAAAAGGTTACACTTTCATTCTTGGTGCTAATGACGGCGGTAGTGTACTCTACGGTACTGAGAAAAAAGATATTACCAAAGAAGTTACTGAATACTTAAATAATCAATACAAAGATAAGAAGTAA
- a CDS encoding phosphinothricin acetyltransferase: protein MYSVSPRTPEGGQAGKGDKPPPLHILRSHGVHTQLSLATSKGELMMEKCNGNHYWVGYL from the coding sequence ATTTATTCGGTAAGCCCCCGAACCCCCGAAGGGGGACAAGCTGGAAAAGGAGACAAACCTCCTCCTTTACACATACTACGTTCTCACGGGGTACATACCCAGCTGTCGCTGGCTACCTCCAAAGGGGAATTAATGATGGAAAAGTGTAATGGTAATCATTATTGGGTAGGGTATTTATGA
- the rnr gene encoding ribonuclease R: MKKTNKTQKQGKSGKPKKNKSLAKRNKQELIKAIFSVLQEHPEESFNYKQIAAKLHITDAPRRDMLVKQLVQLKEKKRIVEIDRGKYQAIPMQHYYVGTLDVSARGNGYVIVDGLDNDIFVAQNFLNKALHGDLVEVYVFPRFRNRNKMEGEISKVLERNKVRFVGTVQMHKNFAFVVPTDARMYTDFFVLKDKLNGAQDGDRVIVRIEDWKDKSDSPMGVVEQILGKPGEQTTEMHSILAEYGLPYTYPEEVEAFAKKLDLSITDEEIARRRDMRENLTFTIDPRDAKDFDDALSFKLLENGNYEIGVHIADVSHYVKEGTILDEEAYNRATSVYLVDRVVPMLPEVLCNFACSLRPDEDKYTFSAVFEMNKKAEVVDIWIGRTVTHSSFRFAYEEAQSVIEQAKVGEGYTIPAETSITDKERAIPAEVVEAILTLNTLAEKLRRKRMRLGAITFDKVEVKFDLDENGNPTGVYFKESKEANKLIEEFMLLANRKVAEYVAKMKKTFVYRVHDEPDADKLQQFNAVISRFGYSLNLNNRQTTTDSLNNLLEEVKGKKEQNLVDTLAIRSMAKATYTTKNIGHYGLAFEYYTHFTSPIRRYPDVMVHRLLQLYLDNAPSQPEAEYETKCKHSSQMESLAASAERDSIKYMQVKYMEAHKNQQFAGVISGVTEWGIYVEITVNKCEGLVRARDIKDDYYTFDEQQYALVGQATGKTYQLGDEVMIRVKNTDLMKKQLDFELID; the protein is encoded by the coding sequence ATGAAAAAAACAAATAAAACTCAAAAGCAAGGAAAATCAGGAAAACCTAAAAAGAATAAGAGTTTAGCTAAACGCAACAAGCAAGAGCTTATCAAAGCGATTTTCTCGGTGTTACAAGAACACCCCGAAGAGAGCTTTAACTACAAGCAAATTGCTGCCAAACTCCACATTACCGATGCACCACGTCGTGATATGCTGGTGAAACAACTCGTACAACTGAAAGAGAAAAAACGCATTGTAGAAATCGACCGTGGGAAGTATCAAGCTATCCCTATGCAACACTATTATGTAGGTACGCTTGATGTGAGTGCGCGCGGTAATGGTTATGTAATAGTTGATGGTTTAGACAACGACATTTTTGTAGCACAGAATTTTCTAAATAAAGCTCTCCACGGCGATTTGGTGGAAGTGTATGTATTTCCACGTTTTAGAAATCGCAATAAGATGGAAGGAGAAATTAGTAAGGTATTAGAACGCAACAAAGTGCGCTTTGTAGGTACTGTGCAAATGCACAAAAACTTTGCTTTTGTTGTCCCTACCGATGCCCGTATGTATACTGATTTCTTTGTGTTAAAAGATAAACTCAATGGTGCTCAGGACGGCGACCGTGTGATTGTACGCATAGAAGATTGGAAAGACAAAAGTGATTCGCCTATGGGGGTAGTGGAGCAGATACTCGGTAAACCAGGTGAACAAACTACCGAAATGCACTCTATCTTAGCCGAATATGGTCTGCCGTACACCTATCCAGAAGAGGTAGAAGCCTTTGCTAAAAAGTTAGACCTTTCTATTACTGATGAGGAGATTGCCCGTCGTCGTGATATGCGTGAAAACCTCACTTTCACTATCGACCCTCGTGATGCAAAAGACTTTGACGATGCACTGTCGTTCAAACTTTTGGAGAATGGCAATTACGAGATAGGAGTACATATCGCCGATGTATCGCACTACGTAAAAGAAGGTACTATATTAGATGAAGAGGCTTACAATCGTGCTACTTCTGTGTATTTGGTAGATAGGGTAGTGCCAATGTTACCCGAAGTGCTCTGTAACTTCGCTTGTTCACTCCGTCCTGATGAAGATAAATACACCTTTTCGGCAGTGTTTGAGATGAATAAGAAGGCTGAAGTGGTAGATATTTGGATAGGACGCACCGTAACACACTCGTCATTTAGGTTTGCTTACGAAGAAGCACAATCAGTAATAGAGCAAGCCAAAGTAGGGGAGGGGTACACCATTCCTGCTGAAACTTCCATTACCGATAAAGAGCGTGCAATACCTGCTGAGGTAGTAGAGGCTATTCTCACACTCAATACCTTAGCCGAAAAACTTCGCCGTAAGCGTATGCGTTTGGGAGCTATTACTTTTGATAAAGTAGAAGTGAAATTCGACCTCGATGAGAATGGCAACCCTACAGGCGTATATTTCAAAGAAAGCAAGGAAGCCAACAAACTGATTGAAGAGTTTATGCTCTTGGCTAACAGAAAGGTAGCTGAGTATGTAGCCAAAATGAAAAAGACATTCGTATACCGCGTACACGATGAACCCGATGCCGATAAACTGCAACAGTTCAATGCGGTAATTAGTAGATTTGGTTATAGCTTGAACTTGAACAACCGTCAAACCACTACCGATTCACTTAATAATCTCTTAGAAGAAGTAAAAGGCAAAAAAGAACAAAACTTAGTCGATACTTTGGCAATACGTTCAATGGCAAAAGCTACTTATACTACTAAAAACATAGGACACTATGGTTTGGCGTTTGAGTATTATACCCATTTCACTTCGCCTATACGCCGTTATCCCGATGTGATGGTACACCGTCTTTTGCAACTCTATTTAGATAACGCCCCTTCACAACCCGAAGCTGAATATGAAACCAAATGCAAACACTCGTCACAAATGGAGAGTTTAGCAGCCTCAGCTGAGCGTGATTCTATCAAATATATGCAGGTGAAATATATGGAAGCCCATAAAAATCAGCAGTTTGCAGGAGTGATTTCGGGTGTAACCGAATGGGGTATTTATGTAGAAATTACGGTCAACAAATGCGAAGGATTGGTACGCGCTCGTGATATCAAAGATGATTATTACACTTTCGACGAACAACAATACGCCTTGGTAGGACAAGCCACTGGCAAAACCTATCAGCTTGGCGACGAAGTAATGATACGTGTGAAAAACACCGACCTGATGAAAAAGCAATTAGATTTTGAACTGATTGATTAG
- a CDS encoding type II toxin-antitoxin system YafQ family toxin has protein sequence MNDTKENKDLYRIVYATTFKKDLKKYKNQPIKLSKIIEIINILIEKGSEGIPMDKKPHLLTGNYKGCMECHIEPDLLLIWEQDDTEKTIMLDRIGSHSELFYKNKK, from the coding sequence ATGAATGACACAAAAGAAAATAAAGATTTGTATCGTATTGTCTATGCTACGACCTTTAAAAAGGATCTAAAAAAATATAAAAATCAACCTATTAAGCTATCAAAAATTATAGAAATAATTAATATTTTGATAGAAAAAGGTTCTGAAGGTATCCCAATGGATAAAAAACCTCATCTTTTAACAGGAAATTATAAAGGTTGTATGGAATGTCATATAGAACCTGACTTACTACTTATTTGGGAACAAGATGATACTGAAAAAACAATTATGTTAGATAGAATAGGTAGTCATTCAGAGCTTTTTTATAAAAATAAGAAATAA
- a CDS encoding class I SAM-dependent methyltransferase — MTIKDYSVSQEDFTLVYDSLLKLYRTTPLPNDLEKYYESENYISHTDSRKTLFDKLYQWVKSYNLKHKIKLIKQYKKGNVRLLDIGAGTGDFVHSGKKYAHWETMGIEPSEKARTKAKEKGVLLQADFSNLLPHSFDVITMWHVLEHVPDVTQEIQLISNLLKEGGLAVIAVPNYRSWDAQLYGAYWAAYDVPRHLWHFSKDSIEQLFAKEGFELLATHPMLFDAFYVSMLSEQYKTGKKDFLKGFINGVRSNYYGWRKGEYSSQIYVLGVRG, encoded by the coding sequence ATGACAATTAAAGATTACAGCGTATCACAAGAGGATTTTACCCTCGTATATGATTCATTATTAAAACTTTACCGCACTACTCCCCTACCTAATGACCTTGAAAAATACTATGAGAGTGAGAATTATATTTCGCATACAGACAGTCGCAAAACACTATTTGATAAACTCTACCAATGGGTAAAAAGTTATAACTTAAAGCACAAAATAAAACTCATTAAACAATACAAAAAAGGAAATGTTCGTCTGCTTGATATAGGTGCAGGCACAGGCGACTTTGTGCATAGTGGTAAAAAGTATGCACATTGGGAGACTATGGGCATAGAGCCCAGCGAGAAAGCACGTACCAAAGCAAAAGAAAAAGGAGTTTTGTTACAAGCTGATTTTAGCAACCTCCTCCCCCACTCTTTTGATGTGATTACTATGTGGCACGTATTGGAACACGTACCTGATGTAACACAAGAAATACAGCTTATCAGTAACTTACTGAAAGAAGGTGGTTTAGCGGTTATAGCTGTACCTAACTATCGTTCCTGGGACGCACAGCTCTACGGAGCCTATTGGGCAGCTTATGATGTGCCCCGACACTTATGGCATTTTTCTAAGGATAGCATCGAACAGCTTTTTGCCAAAGAAGGTTTTGAGTTGCTTGCCACCCACCCTATGCTTTTTGATGCCTTCTATGTGAGTATGCTTTCCGAGCAATATAAAACAGGAAAGAAAGATTTTCTTAAAGGTTTCATCAACGGAGTCCGTTCAAATTATTATGGTTGGAGGAAAGGAGAATACTCATCGCAGATTTATGTTTTAGGAGTTAGGGGATAG
- a CDS encoding TatD family hydrolase: MYLDVHSHTQHSTSDTLVIRNQYPLTADISEPFSVGIHPWFLNDFEAQWNALIPLAQHFNCWAIGECGLDKNVTSPLPLQQEIFLRHIELAESLELPLIIHCVKAYAEVIQLRKRTRSQQLWILHGFRKNLKVAQELIAHGIAISFGTPLLYSHQLQEVFKKIPPEYRFFESDDSIQPLVIKQVKQARFITSET; encoded by the coding sequence ATGTACCTCGACGTTCATTCGCATACCCAGCATTCAACTTCCGATACTTTGGTGATTCGCAATCAATATCCACTTACCGCCGATATTAGCGAACCTTTCTCAGTAGGTATTCACCCTTGGTTTTTAAACGATTTTGAGGCGCAGTGGAATGCACTCATACCCTTAGCCCAGCATTTCAACTGCTGGGCAATAGGTGAATGTGGTCTCGATAAGAACGTTACCTCTCCCCTACCCTTACAACAAGAAATCTTTCTAAGGCACATAGAATTAGCCGAAAGTTTAGAGCTCCCACTTATCATTCACTGTGTGAAAGCTTATGCCGAAGTAATACAACTCCGCAAACGCACCCGCTCACAACAGTTATGGATATTGCACGGCTTCAGAAAAAACCTAAAAGTAGCACAAGAGCTCATTGCTCACGGCATTGCCATTTCTTTTGGCACTCCCCTACTCTATTCTCATCAATTGCAAGAAGTCTTTAAGAAAATCCCCCCTGAATACCGGTTTTTTGAAAGCGATGACAGCATTCAACCATTAGTTATCAAACAAGTCAAACAAGCCAGATTTATCACGTCTGAAACCTAA
- a CDS encoding LysE family translocator, whose product MFADVLLALPLGLLLAFTIGPVFFVLLETAITKGFRAAIAFNSGVVLADAIFILIVYFTTSSLLREIKDDPKLFFAGGLIMITYGLISFIKLKKDFKKTIDNKENAYLQVAEKVNYVALFIKGFLLNFINIGVLGFWLGIIIVFGPKLDMNASRIFVFFTSIILVYFGIDIFKILIAKKLKNRLTAFHIYKIKRAISIILLVFGVFLILQAFFPNVLQLTD is encoded by the coding sequence ATGTTTGCGGATGTATTGCTTGCATTACCTTTAGGCTTGTTGTTAGCTTTTACCATAGGTCCTGTGTTCTTTGTATTGCTGGAAACAGCCATTACTAAAGGATTCAGGGCGGCTATTGCTTTCAATTCTGGAGTAGTATTAGCCGATGCTATTTTCATTCTCATTGTCTATTTCACTACCAGCAGTCTGTTGCGCGAAATTAAGGACGATCCTAAACTCTTCTTTGCTGGTGGGCTCATAATGATAACTTACGGACTCATCTCGTTCATCAAACTAAAAAAAGACTTCAAGAAAACAATAGATAACAAAGAGAATGCCTATTTGCAAGTAGCTGAGAAAGTGAACTATGTAGCCCTCTTTATCAAAGGTTTTCTACTGAATTTTATCAACATAGGCGTTTTGGGTTTTTGGTTGGGAATTATTATTGTTTTTGGTCCTAAACTCGATATGAATGCCAGTAGAATATTTGTATTTTTCACTTCTATTATTTTAGTATACTTTGGTATAGATATTTTTAAAATTCTCATTGCTAAGAAACTCAAAAACCGACTTACTGCTTTTCATATTTACAAAATTAAACGCGCGATTAGCATTATATTGTTAGTCTTTGGAGTTTTCTTGATACTTCAAGCATTCTTTCCTAACGTATTACAATTAACTGATTAA
- a CDS encoding WG repeat-containing protein → MKRLFIITLALFCTACNTDWRRKYDEVYPSQNGISMVRRDNKYGLVNAEGTVVAPLKYDYINIYPSAEIPFYDVTINNLYGVIRPSGEELIPAQYNFISYSEGVFIVQLNDKKKLLSTNNETLTPWYDEIDFFFGGLARVKQGNKYGYLNTKGKVVLPFVYDDADDFNDSKKAMVKYKGKWGMIDNLGNTIIPFEYEQAEPYTKSNEEWEDYYYILIKKGREVNIDKEGNLLSFK, encoded by the coding sequence ATGAAAAGACTATTTATTATTACTTTAGCTTTGTTCTGTACGGCTTGTAATACCGATTGGCGCAGAAAATACGATGAGGTATATCCGTCTCAAAACGGAATTTCAATGGTAAGAAGAGATAATAAATACGGACTCGTAAATGCCGAAGGTACCGTCGTAGCACCTTTGAAGTATGATTATATCAATATCTACCCTTCTGCCGAAATACCTTTTTATGATGTTACCATTAATAATTTATATGGGGTGATACGCCCTTCGGGTGAAGAACTCATTCCTGCTCAGTATAATTTTATTTCGTATTCCGAAGGTGTTTTTATTGTACAACTCAATGATAAGAAAAAACTTCTTAGTACTAATAACGAAACACTCACCCCTTGGTATGACGAAATAGACTTCTTTTTCGGTGGTCTGGCTCGTGTTAAACAAGGTAATAAGTATGGCTATTTAAATACTAAAGGTAAAGTAGTATTGCCTTTTGTATATGATGACGCTGATGATTTCAACGATAGTAAAAAGGCAATGGTGAAGTATAAAGGTAAGTGGGGAATGATTGATAATCTCGGTAATACAATCATTCCTTTTGAATATGAACAGGCTGAACCCTATACTAAAAGCAATGAGGAATGGGAAGATTATTACTATATCCTCATAAAGAAAGGCAGAGAGGTAAATATAGATAAAGAAGGTAATCTTTTGTCATTTAAATAA
- a CDS encoding glycoside hydrolase family 65 protein, with protein sequence MNTWNIIVEGFNKAEVTKHESIFSLGNGAMGMRANFEEDYTGDTLQGSYIGGVYYPDKTRVGWWKNGYPEYFAKVLNAPSWIGLHIKIDGELLDLNTCLEVKNFRRQLNMKEGWYERRFTATLPNGVEIAVKVVRLLSLRYDEIGALRYEISPLNADTSIEIESYLDSGIKNNDANWDELFWNTLEISSENNCATILAETKKTAFKVQTFMENHLFIEGKELNISEKENRKENYIGLQYEVTVKQNQTFRIEKYGGYTPLTKSKTLSKVRDAQALTFEGLLEMQKEDWAAIWETSDIVIEGDEKAQQGIRFNIFQLNQTYQGKYAHLNIGPKGFTGEKYGGSTYWDTEAYCLPFYMATKGAEVARNLLLYRYKQLPQAIENAQKLGFTGGAALYPMVTMNGEECHNEWEITFEEIHRNGAIAFAIYNYTRYTGDESYLKEYGMEVLIAIARFWAQRVNFSEEKKQYVILGVTGPNEYENNVNNNFYTNYLASWCLSYAATMALKYKSEKQWVTIKELKEWSDIVEHMYLPYSEKYDVYLQQDGFLDKDLKPVSAIPTGERPLNQHWSWDRILRSPYIKQADTLQGFYFFEERFTKEQLQKHYEFYEPFTVHESSLSPCVHSVLASALGKTEEAYALYLRTARLDLDDYNKEVHEGLHITSMAGTWLSIVEGFAGMRVKNGALTFTPRLPKQWKRLSFKVIFRGEVKEVII encoded by the coding sequence ATGAACACGTGGAACATTATCGTAGAGGGCTTTAATAAAGCTGAGGTTACCAAACACGAAAGTATTTTCAGCCTTGGAAATGGGGCTATGGGAATGCGCGCTAACTTTGAAGAGGACTATACGGGCGATACACTTCAAGGGAGCTACATCGGTGGGGTGTATTACCCCGATAAAACCCGAGTGGGCTGGTGGAAAAACGGCTATCCTGAGTACTTTGCCAAAGTGCTCAATGCGCCCAGCTGGATAGGACTGCACATCAAAATAGACGGGGAACTATTAGACTTAAATACTTGTTTGGAGGTAAAAAACTTCCGCCGACAACTGAATATGAAAGAGGGTTGGTACGAACGAAGGTTTACGGCTACGCTTCCTAACGGTGTGGAAATTGCTGTAAAAGTAGTGCGTTTGCTCTCGTTGCGTTATGATGAAATAGGAGCTTTACGTTATGAGATTAGTCCTCTTAATGCTGATACTTCCATAGAAATAGAAAGTTACTTAGACAGTGGTATTAAGAATAATGATGCTAACTGGGACGAGCTTTTTTGGAATACTTTGGAAATTTCTTCGGAAAACAACTGCGCTACTATACTTGCTGAAACTAAAAAGACAGCCTTTAAAGTGCAAACCTTTATGGAAAATCATCTTTTTATAGAAGGAAAAGAACTGAATATCAGTGAAAAAGAAAATAGAAAGGAGAACTATATAGGGTTGCAGTATGAAGTAACTGTTAAGCAAAACCAAACCTTTCGTATTGAAAAATATGGTGGCTATACACCTTTGACAAAGTCTAAAACTTTGTCAAAGGTGCGAGACGCACAGGCATTAACATTTGAGGGGTTATTGGAGATGCAGAAAGAAGATTGGGCGGCGATATGGGAAACATCGGATATTGTGATTGAAGGTGATGAGAAAGCACAACAAGGTATCCGGTTTAATATTTTTCAGCTCAACCAAACGTATCAGGGCAAGTATGCCCATTTGAACATAGGACCTAAGGGTTTTACGGGGGAAAAGTACGGTGGTAGTACCTATTGGGATACTGAGGCTTATTGCCTGCCTTTTTATATGGCTACCAAAGGCGCGGAAGTAGCTCGCAATTTGCTGTTGTACCGCTATAAACAGTTGCCACAAGCTATTGAAAACGCCCAAAAACTCGGTTTTACTGGCGGGGCTGCACTCTACCCTATGGTAACAATGAACGGTGAAGAGTGCCATAATGAATGGGAAATTACCTTTGAAGAAATACACCGCAACGGGGCGATTGCTTTTGCAATTTATAACTATACACGCTATACGGGCGATGAGTCGTACCTGAAAGAATATGGAATGGAAGTGCTTATTGCTATCGCACGTTTTTGGGCACAGAGAGTCAATTTTTCAGAAGAAAAGAAACAGTACGTAATCTTAGGAGTGACAGGACCTAATGAGTACGAAAACAATGTGAACAATAATTTCTATACGAACTATCTCGCCTCTTGGTGTTTGAGTTATGCAGCGACTATGGCACTGAAATACAAGAGCGAAAAGCAATGGGTGACTATTAAAGAATTGAAGGAGTGGAGTGATATTGTGGAACATATGTACTTGCCTTATAGCGAAAAGTATGATGTATACTTGCAACAAGACGGTTTTTTGGATAAAGACCTCAAGCCTGTGAGTGCCATTCCTACTGGGGAGCGCCCGCTCAACCAACATTGGTCGTGGGATAGGATATTGCGTTCGCCTTATATCAAACAGGCAGATACGTTACAGGGATTTTATTTCTTTGAAGAGCGATTTACCAAAGAACAACTTCAAAAGCACTATGAGTTTTATGAGCCTTTCACCGTACACGAGTCGTCACTCTCACCTTGTGTGCATAGTGTCCTCGCATCAGCCTTAGGGAAGACAGAGGAAGCCTACGCGCTCTACCTGCGTACAGCTCGGCTTGATTTGGACGACTACAACAAGGAGGTACACGAAGGGTTACACATCACCTCGATGGCGGGCACGTGGCTCAGCATTGTAGAGGGCTTTGCTGGTATGCGTGTAAAGAACGGTGCACTAACGTTTACGCCTCGCTTGCCTAAACAATGGAAGCGTTTATCGTTTAAAGTGATATTTAGAGGAGAAGTAAAAGAAGTGATTATTTAA